Proteins encoded within one genomic window of Campylobacter lari:
- a CDS encoding uracil-xanthine permease family protein: protein MENKTDLIYGLEDRPPFAKAFFAALVHLMAMFVAVITPALLICKGLGIDDTNTARIICMSLFASGVASLLQIKTWGPIGSGLLSIQGTSFNFVAPIILGGLVLKNNGLSQEAMLGAIFGTLMLCSTTEMIISQILPFIRRVISPLVSGIVVMIIGLSLINVGLVSAGGGFAAKASGEFGSLQNLLLAGVVILSIIVLNRFNNAYIRISSLFIAMIIGLLVAMTFENFSFNFNENLPLVFLPDPLHYGLSIDYNLILPLILVFMVTSLETIGDISATSEVSNQPVKGELYAKRLKGGVLANGFNSFVSAFFNTFPNSCFGQNNGVIALTGVASRYVGFIVAFMLMILGLFPIVADITLQIPEPILGGATLVMFGTIAATGVRIISKENLNRRSIIIIAMSLGIGLGVSNNPDILEFMPMWFKTLFSSGIAAGGITAIILNCIFPLEENEKNKVK from the coding sequence ATGGAAAATAAAACAGATTTAATTTATGGTTTAGAAGATAGACCACCTTTTGCTAAGGCATTTTTTGCTGCATTAGTGCATTTAATGGCTATGTTTGTTGCTGTGATTACACCTGCTTTATTAATTTGCAAAGGACTTGGGATAGATGATACTAATACGGCTAGAATTATTTGTATGTCGCTTTTTGCTTCAGGCGTTGCTTCGCTTTTGCAGATTAAAACTTGGGGTCCTATAGGGAGTGGACTTTTATCTATTCAAGGGACTAGTTTTAATTTTGTTGCACCTATTATTTTAGGTGGGCTTGTTTTAAAAAATAATGGTTTATCGCAAGAAGCAATGCTTGGAGCCATTTTTGGCACTTTAATGCTTTGTTCTACTACTGAAATGATTATTTCTCAAATTTTACCTTTTATTAGAAGAGTGATTTCGCCTTTGGTTTCAGGTATAGTTGTGATGATTATAGGTCTTAGTTTGATTAATGTTGGCCTTGTGAGTGCAGGAGGTGGATTTGCGGCTAAGGCAAGTGGTGAGTTTGGCTCATTACAAAATTTATTATTAGCCGGAGTTGTGATTTTAAGTATTATTGTTTTAAATCGTTTTAATAATGCCTATATAAGAATTTCTTCTTTATTTATAGCTATGATAATAGGACTTTTAGTAGCTATGACTTTTGAAAATTTTAGTTTTAATTTTAATGAAAATTTACCTTTAGTGTTTTTACCCGATCCTTTACATTATGGTTTGAGTATTGATTATAATCTTATTTTACCTTTGATTTTAGTTTTTATGGTAACTTCTTTAGAAACTATCGGCGATATTAGTGCTACTAGTGAAGTTTCAAATCAGCCAGTTAAAGGCGAACTTTATGCAAAAAGATTAAAAGGCGGGGTTTTGGCTAATGGTTTTAATTCCTTTGTTTCAGCCTTTTTTAATACTTTTCCAAATTCATGTTTTGGGCAAAATAATGGCGTTATAGCTTTAACAGGTGTTGCAAGTCGATATGTTGGATTTATTGTAGCTTTTATGTTGATGATTTTGGGTTTGTTTCCTATTGTGGCTGATATTACTTTGCAAATTCCAGAACCTATTTTAGGAGGAGCAACTTTAGTAATGTTTGGTACTATAGCTGCAACGGGAGTTAGGATTATTTCTAAGGAAAATTTAAATCGTCGTTCTATTATCATCATAGCTATGAGTTTGGGTATAGGGCTTGGAGTTTCTAATAATCCTGATATTTTAGAATTTATGCCAATGTGGTTTAAAACTTTATTTTCTTCAGGGATTGCAGCAGGTGGGATTACGGCTATTATCTTAAATTGCATTTTTCCGCTTGAAGAAAATGAAAAAAATAAAGTAAAATAA
- a CDS encoding DMT family transporter, translating to MLRIVKKNLGIYFMIIASIEFAFVGACAKILSEELSSIEIMFFRNIIGTAFMLYALSKLNFHKSGGHLGLLIFRGIIGTIALYLFFYNVSNISLGGAFAFQKTAPIFIALIAFLFFKESLGLKACFGILIAFIGVLLICQPFADSTTHSGFDLKNSILGILSGFCAALALTSVRELRKSYPAPFIALSFVLIGTLMPLMSMIVGSFYEIKELDFLIAPFVMPSLKAWIFIVLMGIFGAMYQIHVTKAYGVAKKAGVVAGVSYIDVVFTLFLGILLGDEFPSLMVFIGIFSIILGGIILVSKQTKGKKNGK from the coding sequence ATGTTAAGAATAGTTAAAAAGAATTTAGGTATATATTTTATGATTATTGCTTCTATAGAATTTGCATTTGTAGGTGCTTGTGCAAAAATTCTTAGTGAAGAATTATCATCGATTGAAATTATGTTTTTTAGAAATATTATAGGCACAGCTTTTATGCTTTATGCGCTTTCAAAATTAAATTTTCATAAAAGTGGCGGACATCTTGGACTGCTTATTTTTAGAGGTATTATAGGAACGATCGCTTTATATCTTTTCTTTTATAATGTTTCTAATATTTCATTAGGTGGGGCTTTTGCTTTTCAAAAAACAGCGCCTATTTTTATAGCTTTGATTGCTTTTTTGTTTTTTAAAGAAAGTTTGGGATTAAAAGCTTGTTTTGGGATTTTGATTGCTTTTATAGGAGTATTATTAATCTGTCAGCCTTTTGCAGATAGCACTACGCATTCAGGTTTTGATTTAAAAAATAGTATTTTAGGAATTTTAAGCGGTTTTTGTGCAGCCTTGGCGCTAACTAGCGTAAGAGAGCTTAGAAAATCATACCCAGCGCCATTTATAGCTTTATCTTTTGTTTTAATTGGTACTTTGATGCCTTTAATGTCTATGATTGTAGGTTCTTTTTATGAAATAAAAGAGCTTGATTTTTTAATTGCTCCTTTTGTTATGCCTAGTCTTAAAGCTTGGATTTTTATTGTTTTGATGGGAATTTTTGGAGCAATGTATCAAATTCATGTTACTAAAGCTTATGGAGTAGCAAAAAAGGCAGGAGTTGTTGCGGGGGTTAGCTATATAGATGTAGTTTTTACTTTATTTTTGGGCATATTATTAGGAGATGAATTTCCTAGCTTAATGGTTTTTATAGGAATTTTTAGCATTATTTTAGGAGGAATTATTTTGGTTAGTAAGCAAACAAAAGGAAAGAAAAATGGAAAATAA
- the der gene encoding ribosome biogenesis GTPase Der: MQSIILIGKPNVGKSSLFNRLARKRIAITSDISGTTRDTNKIEVEIDGKKALLIDSGGLDESNELFKNIKANSLKAAKNSDIIFYMVDGKFLPDDEDKAFFYEMKKLNKPIALVINKVDNKKDEERSWEFSNFGVKEVFNISVTHNIGIDELCMWASKFLDESYLNADEEEDFESYLENFDENSGDFKLKTINENHIKVGIIGRVNVGKSSLLNALVKEERSVVSDIAGTTIDPVNESIMHKDKIIEFVDTAGIRKRGKIQGLERYALNRTEYALANAQIALLVLDAAEGFNELDERIAGLAAKHCLGVIIVLNKWDKSELDFDKTLKELKLDRFKFLAYAPVVSVSALSGKRIHVLLDKILEVFANFTQKIPTAKLNALVEEATRAHPLPHDYGKLVKIYYAVQYDLAPPKIALIMNRPKALHFSYKRYLQNQIRKQFNFEGVPLILASRKKGSKDEQEN; encoded by the coding sequence ATGCAAAGTATTATTTTAATAGGAAAACCAAATGTTGGCAAATCAAGTCTTTTTAATAGACTTGCAAGAAAGCGCATTGCAATAACTAGTGACATAAGTGGAACTACAAGAGATACTAATAAAATAGAAGTAGAAATTGATGGCAAAAAAGCTTTGTTGATAGATAGCGGCGGGCTTGATGAGAGTAATGAGCTTTTTAAAAATATCAAAGCAAATTCGCTTAAAGCTGCTAAAAATAGTGATATTATCTTTTATATGGTGGATGGAAAATTTTTACCTGATGATGAAGATAAAGCTTTTTTTTATGAAATGAAAAAACTCAACAAACCCATAGCTTTAGTAATCAATAAAGTCGATAACAAAAAAGACGAAGAAAGATCTTGGGAATTTTCTAATTTTGGAGTAAAAGAAGTTTTTAATATCTCTGTAACACATAATATAGGCATTGATGAGCTTTGTATGTGGGCTAGTAAGTTTTTAGATGAAAGTTATTTAAATGCAGATGAAGAAGAAGACTTTGAAAGTTATTTAGAAAATTTTGATGAAAATAGCGGAGATTTTAAGCTAAAAACTATTAATGAAAATCATATTAAAGTGGGAATTATCGGCAGGGTTAATGTAGGAAAATCAAGTCTTTTAAATGCTTTAGTAAAAGAAGAACGTAGCGTGGTAAGCGATATAGCAGGCACTACAATTGATCCTGTTAATGAAAGCATTATGCATAAAGATAAAATCATCGAATTTGTAGATACCGCAGGTATTAGAAAACGCGGGAAAATACAGGGTTTAGAGCGTTATGCACTTAATAGAACTGAATATGCCCTAGCCAATGCTCAAATTGCACTTTTAGTACTTGACGCAGCTGAAGGTTTTAACGAACTTGATGAGCGTATCGCAGGGCTTGCTGCTAAACATTGTTTAGGTGTGATTATCGTACTTAATAAATGGGATAAAAGCGAACTTGATTTTGATAAAACTTTAAAAGAATTAAAATTAGATCGTTTTAAATTCCTAGCTTATGCACCTGTTGTAAGCGTATCAGCTTTAAGTGGAAAAAGAATACATGTGCTTTTGGATAAAATTTTAGAAGTTTTTGCAAATTTCACCCAAAAAATTCCAACAGCAAAATTAAATGCTTTGGTAGAAGAAGCCACAAGAGCCCACCCGCTACCACATGATTATGGTAAATTAGTGAAAATTTATTATGCGGTTCAATACGACTTAGCACCTCCAAAAATAGCTCTAATTATGAATAGACCAAAAGCTTTACATTTTAGTTATAAACGATATTTACAAAATCAAATTAGAAAACAATTTAACTTTGAAGGTGTACCTTTAATTTTAGCTTCAAGAAAAAAAGGTAGCAAAGATGAGCAAGAAAACTAA